The genomic stretch TACTGATGACATGGAAAAGAATCTGACGAAGCCGCCGGACGTCGGCGCACAGAAGAGGGGGAACGTCTTCGGCAATGGCATACTGCAGGTCCACTCCCTTTGCCGCACCTTCCAGCGCATACGGCGTGATCAACAGCTTGATCACTTCCCGCAGATTGAACTCCTGCACATCCAGGGCAATGGCCCGCGCCTCGACCACGGTAAAATCGAGGATATCATTGAGCAGGGCCAGAAGTGAATTGGCTGCTCCGGTGGCGTGTTCCACCATCTCCACCAGTTCATCACTCAGGTCCTCTTCGCTGAAAAGCTGCAGCATGCCAAGCAGGACATTGAGCGGAGTGCGAATCTCATGGCTTATGTTGGCGATAAAATCGGATTTGGCCCGGCTGGCGTCCTCTGCGGCTTCTTTGGCCTCTATCAGGACGGTAACATCCATGATTGCCTGCACCTCGAAGCGCCCACCGGGATGGTGTGTCGTTCTGATGACCTGACGCACTCCGGACTTGGTCTGCACTTCGCACCGCTCACCATGATTCTTTTCCGGCAGTTCGCCCTCATCCACAATCACCTTCAGGTACTTTTCGATAGGGCTGTTCAATGCCTGTCGCCCAAACATCGCAGCAGCCACAGGATTGAGCGATCGGATAATGCCACCGTTTTCCGTTGGCTCCACCTTGAGTAGCGGGATGGGTGAATTGTCGATCAGCATCTTGAGTTCAAGCTCGGTTCGCTTGCGCCGTGTGACGTCCTCAAGGATCAGGATGCCGCCGGAAAATGTGCCTTCCTTTACCAGAGGAGACAAACGGACATTATACCAGCCGCCCTTTTTATCGCCGTAAGCAGGAACATGCACATCCTCCATATGGACCGGCTTGCCGTCCATGACCGTGCGCAGCTTTTTTGAAGTGCCGGAATAAATGACAGGAGGCAGGTCGAAAACCTTCTTGCCAAGGAAATATTCATGGGTGGTCCCGCGATCCACCATCCGCATATGCCAGTCGTTGACAAAAGTAATGGTACCTTCGTGATCAAAGGTGAGGATGGAAACAGGGGCGGCCAGAGCCAGGGCCATATACCGCTCGTTGGATTCCCGTATCAACTTCTGGGTCATTTCGTGACGGGAGTTATCCATCACGATGATAAGTGAATTGACATGGTTCCCCCCCGAATCATGCAACGGATAGCATGAATGCATGGCCGGGAATTCTTCCCCGCTTTTTCGGATCATACGCGTACGGATACTGGAATGATCTTCCAGGGCGCACACATTGGCAACCTCTACCGGGTACAGACGGTCTATGGAATGGCCCAGTATCTCGGAACGCTCGTACCCGAAGATTTCTTCGGCTCCACGGCTGAATTCGAGGATGGGATTGCCTTCCTCATTGCCCACGATAACCAGAGCCAGCCCCTTTGCCGCGTGCAGGATGGCATCAAGCCGGTTGCCGGTTTCGTTCAGTGTCCGGCTGGTTTGGGACATGTCTTCCAGAAGGTTGGCAAGGGTGGATTGCAGGCTCCGCTCCCGCTTTTCCAATTGATCATGATACTGAACAAGATCATTCATAACAGCCGAAACAGCAGCATGCTCATCGCCAAAAATGGCGGCAAGGGAATCCAGACGCTTGCGGAGATCAACCCGGAGCGCATGCAGAGATCGAGTCTCACTGTCAGCCGAAACTTGTTCACTCATAGCAACCTCGTTTTCCATAGGATATTGAAACTAGCCCAAGTGCATAGAGTAAACCAAGTATTTTTCGAAATAGTAATGGCTATACTGCTTCTGCCGATGTCTGCTGCTCGGTATGCCACTTCTCAAACTGCTTACCCCATTCACAGAGTGAGCCCATGATCGGCATGACGCTCTTGCCCAAATCAGTCAATGAATACTCGACCTTGGGAGGAACCTGGGGGTATACTTCCCGATGTACCAGCCCGTCGGTTTCCAGCTCTCGCAGCTGCTGTGTCAGCATTTTTTGCGTAATGTTCGGGATGGCCCGTTTGATCTCGCTGAACCGCAGCACCCCTTCCTGGCCCAGCTTGTACAAAATGATCGGCTTCCACTTGCCGCCGATGACCTGCAACGTCAGCTCCATGCTGCAATAATATTTCTTGTCGCCACAAATTTTCAACTGACACTCATTGCCCATTCTCCACCTCTTTATGGTATGCTGGCACAACCTGAATCCATGTTATGGTGCCGGACAGGCTGCCTATGGTTTCTTTTTGGTAACTATAGCACTTTAACGTGCGTACTTGACCTTTTGTTACTGTTAGCAGAAAACATTCTCACGGTAAACAACTGCAAACCGACACCAAGGAGGCTGAAATTGGAACTAATGCAAGCCATACATACTCGACGGAGCATTCGGAAATATACGGATGAACCGGTTCCAGACGAGATGATAAAAGAGATTCTCGATGCGGCAATGATGGCGCCCAGCGCCGGAAACGCGCAGCCCTGGCAGTTTGTGGTCGTGACCGAACGGGAACGGCTGGATGCCATGGCTGACCTTCATCCGTATCTCAAGATGGTCACGAAGGCACAGGTCGGCATCATTGTTTGCGGCGACCTGAGCAAAGAAAAATTTGCGGGCTACTGGGTGCAGGACTGCTCTGCCGCCATGCAGAACCTGCTGCTCGCAGCCCACGGCAAGGGACTTGGAGCCGTCTGGACCGGGATTACACCCATGGAAGATCGCATGAGCGCGTTCAAAACCATGTTCAACATGCCGGAACACATCATCCCGCTGGGATTTGTGCCCATGGGGTGGCCCGCGCAGGAAGTCAAATCCACAAGCCGCTTTGATGAAAGCAGAATCCACTACAACACCTTTTAGGGGGACAACATGAAAGTACTGGCAATCAATGGTTCCGCTCGCAAAGGCGGAAATACCGCCGACATGGTCAATCGTGTTTTCACTGAACTCAAGGCCGAAGGCATTGAAACGGAAATGCTCGAACTGGCCGGGAAAACCATGCGTGGCTGCATCGCCTGCTACAAGTGTTTCGACAATAAGAACCGCAAATGCGCCGTGGCCAATGACTACATGAACGACTGTATCGAGGCCATGGATGAAGCGGACGGAATCATCCTCGCTTCACCTACCTATTTCGCCAACGTCACCCCGGAGATGAAAGCGCTCATCGACAGGGCCGGTATGGTCGGTCGCGCCAACGATGACATGTTCGCCCGCAAGGTCGGCGCTGCTGTCGTGGCAAATCGTCGTGGCGGCGCCATGCAGGTCTTCAATGCGCTGAACACCTTCTTCTTCATCGAGCAGATGATCGTTCCCGGCTCACGCTACTGGAACACCGGACGCGGACTGGACAAGGGCGATGTGCTCAACGATGTCGAAGGCATGGAGACCATGGAATATCTGGGCAAGAACATGGCCTGGCTGATGAAGAAACTGGCAGACTAAAGATTTGTTGCCACAACCAACCCAATAGAATGGATTGGTCGGGAAAGAGGCTCTCCTCCGGGGGAGTCTCTTTTATTTTGACGTCGCGGGGAGGATTCGTCTCAATATATAAATGAATAGGCCGCCCCGTTTGGAGCGGCCTTTGTTGTGTACTACTTGGCGCGATTGATGGCGAATGGCGAGAACGCCTGATCAACCGGCATCACTTCAAGTGAGTTGATATTGACGTGCGGCGGCAGCGACGTCACCCAATAGATGATCTCGGCGATATCTTCAGGACGGATGGGTTCGGTCCCGGCATACACATCGTCCGCCTTGGATTTGTCACCCCGGAAACGAACGACCGAGAACTCACTCTCACACAGACCCGGCTCGATGTTGGTCACGCGGAGCTTGGTGCCGAGGAGATCGGCCAGCAGGTTGAGGGAGAACTGCTTCACAAAGGCCTTGGTCGCGCCATAGGTGTTGCCGCCGGGATACGGATAGGTCCCGGCAACGGACCCCAGATTGACCACATGCCCCCTGTCACGCTCGACCATACCGGCAAGAACCGCCTTGGTCATGTAGAGCAGTCCCTTGATGTTGGTGTCGATCATGCACTCCCACTCATCAAGGTCGCACTTGTAGGCAGGCTCAACACCCAGCGCCAGACCGGCGTTGTTCACCAGCACGTCGATCTCGCGAAACTCTTCGGGCAGCGAATCAATGGCATTGTCCACGGCCTGCTTGTCGCGAACATCGAAGCAGATGGTGTGCACGGATGCCGGAGCAAGGGTGGTCTTCAGCTCATCAAGACGCTCCTGCCGCCGACCGGTGACGATTATTTTCCATCCTTCGGCAGCATACCGCTCGGCCATGGCTTTACCAAAACCGGCAGTCGCTCCGGTGATGAGTACGGTTTTCGACATAATATTCTCCTACGTTTACTAGATTGGAGGTAGATTAACATAATTAGCAAACACGCTCTGTGACAATCGACAAAACAGGCAGCCCGACCAATCCGGTCAGGAAAAACCGCCATTATGAGGATTTCGACGAAGAAAATACCGTGTTTACATATCCTACACCCATGTGAATACGGTTTGACGCCGATTGTTGCAAGCTATCGATGGATATGAATTGTGATAAAAAAATTTTGTTCGGCCAAATCAGTTTTTTTGACAATTATCGTCAGCAGATCAACATTCTTTGTGCAAAATAGACATTAATTTGTAAATGATGTAATAAATAGCGTCCTTCTCTAAAAAACTCCCACATTTCAACCTGTTGAGATTGAGTTATTGTGTTTTACGGGAGAGAAGGCTCACAACGAAATATAATAATATAGAGCAGTTATGGCTAACCTTGTACTAGAAGACATTTGTGTCCG from Pseudodesulfovibrio profundus encodes the following:
- a CDS encoding PAS domain-containing sensor histidine kinase; protein product: MSEQVSADSETRSLHALRVDLRKRLDSLAAIFGDEHAAVSAVMNDLVQYHDQLEKRERSLQSTLANLLEDMSQTSRTLNETGNRLDAILHAAKGLALVIVGNEEGNPILEFSRGAEEIFGYERSEILGHSIDRLYPVEVANVCALEDHSSIRTRMIRKSGEEFPAMHSCYPLHDSGGNHVNSLIIVMDNSRHEMTQKLIRESNERYMALALAAPVSILTFDHEGTITFVNDWHMRMVDRGTTHEYFLGKKVFDLPPVIYSGTSKKLRTVMDGKPVHMEDVHVPAYGDKKGGWYNVRLSPLVKEGTFSGGILILEDVTRRKRTELELKMLIDNSPIPLLKVEPTENGGIIRSLNPVAAAMFGRQALNSPIEKYLKVIVDEGELPEKNHGERCEVQTKSGVRQVIRTTHHPGGRFEVQAIMDVTVLIEAKEAAEDASRAKSDFIANISHEIRTPLNVLLGMLQLFSEEDLSDELVEMVEHATGAANSLLALLNDILDFTVVEARAIALDVQEFNLREVIKLLITPYALEGAAKGVDLQYAIAEDVPPLLCADVRRLRQILFHVISNGVKFTDEGRVLVEAVWEQEGDSQGSIHITVSDTGIGMSQEQMEHIFEPFRQGDGSRNRRHGGTGIGLAIVSEFVRAMGGSLTVESRLGKGSQFKIEVKASLPPC
- a CDS encoding winged helix-turn-helix transcriptional regulator, with the protein product MGNECQLKICGDKKYYCSMELTLQVIGGKWKPIILYKLGQEGVLRFSEIKRAIPNITQKMLTQQLRELETDGLVHREVYPQVPPKVEYSLTDLGKSVMPIMGSLCEWGKQFEKWHTEQQTSAEAV
- a CDS encoding nitroreductase family protein; translated protein: MELMQAIHTRRSIRKYTDEPVPDEMIKEILDAAMMAPSAGNAQPWQFVVVTERERLDAMADLHPYLKMVTKAQVGIIVCGDLSKEKFAGYWVQDCSAAMQNLLLAAHGKGLGAVWTGITPMEDRMSAFKTMFNMPEHIIPLGFVPMGWPAQEVKSTSRFDESRIHYNTF
- a CDS encoding flavodoxin family protein: MKVLAINGSARKGGNTADMVNRVFTELKAEGIETEMLELAGKTMRGCIACYKCFDNKNRKCAVANDYMNDCIEAMDEADGIILASPTYFANVTPEMKALIDRAGMVGRANDDMFARKVGAAVVANRRGGAMQVFNALNTFFFIEQMIVPGSRYWNTGRGLDKGDVLNDVEGMETMEYLGKNMAWLMKKLAD
- a CDS encoding SDR family oxidoreductase, with amino-acid sequence MSKTVLITGATAGFGKAMAERYAAEGWKIIVTGRRQERLDELKTTLAPASVHTICFDVRDKQAVDNAIDSLPEEFREIDVLVNNAGLALGVEPAYKCDLDEWECMIDTNIKGLLYMTKAVLAGMVERDRGHVVNLGSVAGTYPYPGGNTYGATKAFVKQFSLNLLADLLGTKLRVTNIEPGLCESEFSVVRFRGDKSKADDVYAGTEPIRPEDIAEIIYWVTSLPPHVNINSLEVMPVDQAFSPFAINRAK